A stretch of the Pristis pectinata isolate sPriPec2 chromosome 7, sPriPec2.1.pri, whole genome shotgun sequence genome encodes the following:
- the LOC127572626 gene encoding histone PARylation factor 1 produces the protein MAGRGKRKAGGRSSETRNPVEGGKKNRGEKSGVPEEVRREVQSLYKLPMPEDFYHFWQFCEELNPGNPCEALTSSLGLQLVGPYDILAGKHKVTTNPEPNYLLHWRYFYDPPEFQTVITGDPGTQYHLGYFRDTPDELPVFVAAGESKKGCSLAQMGDNLFCSVNLLLSRRQKEVSNKRQSSVLKELETKLTAVAEKLNYSLEQRTQGMKARDRKVATKTFHGAGLVVPIDKSGVGYRELPETDGSLKKICKAIVEAPTDEARIKAFAPIQEIITYVQFANDECDYGMGYELGIDLFCYGSHYFHKVVRQLLPLAYKLLKNHLFAEIIEVHLANRKWDDLDQLKG, from the exons ATGGCGGGGCGCGGGAAAAGGAAAGCGGGCGGCAGGAGCTCGGAG ACAAGGAATCCGGTGGaaggtgggaagaaaaacagaggggaGAAGTCAGGTGTCCCAGAAGAGGTGCGACGGGAGGTCCAGAGTCTCTACAAGCTGCCGATGCCCGAGGACTTTTATCACTTCTGGCAATTCTGCGAGGAGCTGAATCCAGGGAATCCGTGTG AGGCACTGACTTCGAGTCTTGGGCTGCAGCTTGTTGGGCCTTATGATATTCTGGCAGGAAAACATAAAGTAACAACGAATCCGGaacctaattacttgctgcactggAGGTATTTCTATGACCCGCCAGAATTTCAGACCGTCATCACTGGAGACCCTGGAACTCAGTATCACCTTGGCTATTTCAG GGACACTCCGGATGAACTGCCAGTGTTCGTGGCTGCCGGCGAGTCGAAGAAAGGCTGCTCGCTGGCCCAGATGGGAGACAATTTGTTCTGCTCGGTCAA CCTACTTTTAAGTAGAAGACAAAAGGAAGTAAGTAATAAACGGCAGAGCAGTGTCCTGAAAGAGCTTGAGACCAAATTGACAGCAGTAGCGGAAAAGTTAAATTATTCTCTAGAGCAAAGAACTCAAGGCATGAAAGCGAGGGATAGGAAG GTTGCCACTAAGACATTCCACGGTGCAGGTTTGGTGGTTCCAATAGACAAAAGTGGCGTGGGATACAGAGAGCTTCCTGAGACAGATG gaagtcTTAAAAAGATCTGCAAGGCGATCGTAGAAGCTCCGACTGATGAAGCCAGGATCAAAGCTTTTGCCCCAATCCAAGAGATAATAACCTACGTTCAATTTGCAAATGATGAATGCGACTACGGCATGGGATATGAACTTGGGATTGACCTCTTCTGTTATGGATCACAT TATTTTCACAAAGTGGTGCGGCAGTTGTTGCCTTTAGCCTACAAGCTCTTGAAGAATCACCTATTTGCTGAGATTATCGAAGTTCATTTAGCCAACAGAAAATGGGATGATTTAGACCAGCTGAAAGGTTGA